A DNA window from Brachionichthys hirsutus isolate HB-005 chromosome 10, CSIRO-AGI_Bhir_v1, whole genome shotgun sequence contains the following coding sequences:
- the wscd1b gene encoding sialate:O-sulfotransferase 1 produces MAPPLCRLHCLLKRAQVLLLCLGIAYLMAGSVLLLQRSAVRVAQPSRAGLPPSLSLVAPPTALRMAGLGVRARSRWAAVQPVSGGEAEAGRHRPASQNLGGHRLHRRWFHSLLPESPEQRAPVHRSSRQKGTYIGCFLHNASERALGGTMLYDLRKMTSSLCQDTCSESGYQFAGLEYGAECHCGNRISGPRAPEEDCSVACRSERGSPCGGVGRLSIYKVEEQLPGHRRFRNVHRRGCFELPKSTISTFPIRSRQSNLTVQSCVETCTDKELPLAVFKEPRCFCTWLSSLFSLNRQSDSQRCAGNRTTSVESTGSDHFQVYHTPVLDSRCKERMFLPQRSNSLVALSSFPGAGNTWVRHLIELVTGYYTGSFYFDGTLYNRGFKGEKDFWRSGRSICVKTHESGQKEIEMFDSTILLIRNPYRSLVAEFNRKCAGHLGHATAAQWKSKEWPEFVSSYAPWWASHALSWLKFGRRLLVVHYEELQRALLPQLDLITGFLNVTMTEEKLLCAQSNQDGHFKRSGPQRPSFDPFTPDMTQTIDSFIHTVDQALQSRNVSRIPQEYLPR; encoded by the exons atggCGCCCCCCCTCTGCAGACTCCACTGCCTCCTGAAGCGGGCtcaggtgctgctgctctgcctgGGGATCGCCTATCTGATGGCGGGCAGcgtcctgctcctccagcgctccGCCGTCAGGGTGGCCCAGCCGAGCCGGGCCGGCCTGCCGCCCTCGCTCTCCCTGGTGgccccccccaccgccctcAGGATGGCCGGGCTGGGTGTGAGGGCGCGGTCGAGGTGGGCCGCTGTCCAGCCTGTGTCCGGAGGGGAAGCCGAAGCTGGGCGCCACCGGCCCGCTTCACAAAACCTGGGCGGCCACCGCTTGCACCGGCGCTGGTTTCACAGTCTGCTGCCGGAGAGCCCGGAGCAGAGAGCGCCGGTCCACCGGAGCAGCCGACAGAAAG GAACCTACATCGGCTGCTTTCTGCACAACGCCAGCGAGCGAGCCCTGGGAGGAACCATGCTTTACGACCTGCGAAAAATGACCAGTTCTCTGTGTCAGGACACCTGCTCGGAAAG tgggtACCAGTTTGCAGGTCTAGAGTATGGCGCTGAATGCCACTGTGGGAACCGGATCTCCGGCCCTCGCGCTCCAGAGGAGGATTGCAGTGTGGCGTGCCGCAGCGAGCGGGGGTCTCCATGCGGCGGCGTGGGACGACTGTCCATTTAcaaggtggaggagcagctgccgGGTCACAGGAGAT TCAGGAACGTTCACCGCCGCGGCTGCTTCGAGCTTCCTAAGAGCACCATCAGCACCTTCCCCATCCGCTCCCGTCAGTCCAACCTCACCGTGCAGTCCTGCGTCGAGACCTGCACAGATAAG GAGCTCCCCCTGGCTGTGTTCAAGGAGCCCCGCTGTTTCTGCACGTGGCTGTCCTCTCTGTTCAGTCTCAACCGGCAGTCTGACAGCCAGCGGTGTGCTGGGAACCGTACCACGTCGGTGGAGTCCACCGGGAGCGATCACTTCCAGGTGTATCACACTCCTGTGCTTG ACTCCAGGTGCAAGGAGAGGATGTTTCTGCCTCAAAGATCCAACTCCCTGGTGGCTCTTTCTAGTTTTCCTGGAGCCGGAAACACATGGGTCCGCCACCTGATCGAGCTGGTCACCGGCTACTACACCGGCAGCTTCTACTTTGATGGCACGCTCTACAAcagag GTTTCAAAGGGGAGAAGGACTTCTGGAGGAGTGGTCGAAGCATCTGCGTGAAGACCCACGAGAGCGGTCAGAAAGAGATCGAGATGTTTGATTCCACCATCCTGCTCATTCGAAACCCGTACCGCTCCCTCGTGGCCGAATTCAACCGCAAGTGCGCCGGACACTTGGGACACGCCACAGCGGCCCAGTGGAAGAGCAAAG AATGGCCAGAGTTCGTTTCCAGCTACGCCCCCTGGTGGGCATCCCACGCATTGAGCTGGTTGAAGTTTGGACGTCGGCTGCTGGTGGTGCATTacgaggagctgcagagggCTCTTCTCCCGCAGCTCGACCTCATCACCGGCTTCCTAAATGTCACTATgacggaggagaagctgctctgCGCCCAGAGCAACCAGGACGGCCATTTCAAACGCTCGGGGCCCCAGCGACCCTCCTTCGACCCCTTCACCCCTGACATGACACAGACGATCGACTCCTTCATTCATACCGTTGACCAGGCACTGCAGAGCAGGAACGTCAGCAGAATTCCACAGGAGTACCTCCCCAGATGA